A genomic region of Carassius carassius chromosome 27, fCarCar2.1, whole genome shotgun sequence contains the following coding sequences:
- the LOC132106539 gene encoding clavesin-2, whose protein sequence is MTHLQAGLSPETLEKAKVELKENPDTLHQDIQEVRDMIITRPDIGFLRTDDAFILRFLRARKFNHFEAFRLLAQYFEYRQQNLDMFKNLKATDPGIKQALKDGFPGVLSNLDRYGRKILVLFAANWDQSRYTFVDILRAILLSLEAMIEDPELQVNGFVLIIDWSNFTFKQASKLTPSMLRLAIEGLQDSFPARFGGIHFVNQPWYIHALYTVIRPFLKDKTRKRIFMHGNNLNSLHQLLLPEILPSELGGMLPPYDMGTWARTLLDHAYDEETDYCPESYTLSVKDLEKDLSPKTMKRSQSVVEPGVLKRPEKVKSEEENMQPLLSLD, encoded by the exons ATGACTCATTTACAGGCAGGCCTGTCTCCAGAAACCCTGGAGAAAGCCAAGGTGGAGTTAAAGGAGAACCCCGACACTTTGCATCAGGACATACAGGAGGTGAGGGACATGATCATCACCCGTCCAGACATTGGCTTTCTCAGGACAGATGATGCTTTCATCCTGCGCTTTCTTAGAGCCCGGAAATTTAACCATTTCGAGGCCTTCCGCCTCCTGGCCCAGTACTTTGAGTACCGGCAACAGAACCTAGATATGTTCAAGAACCTCAAGGCCACCGATCCGGGGATCAAGCAGGCTCTGAAGGATGGATTTCCTGGGGTACTGTCCAATTTGGATAGATACGGGAGGAAGATTCTGGTTCTGTTCGCGGCGAACTGGGATCAGAGCAG GTACACTTTTGTGGATATTCTGCGAGCTATATTACTTTCACTGGAGGCAATGATAGAAGACCCCGAGCTACAAGTGAATGGATTTGTCTTGATCATTGATTGGAGTAACTTCACTTTCAAGCAAGCTTCCAAGTTAACTCCAAGCATGCTGAGATTGGCAATTGAGGGCCTGCAG GATAGCTTTCCAGCAAGATTTGGAGGGATTCATTTTGTCAACCAACCTTGGTACATCCACGCTTTGTACACAGTCATCCGGCCTTTCCTCAAGGACAAAACAAGAAAAAGG ATTTTCATGCATGGAAACAATCTGAACAGCTTGCATCAGCTGCTCTTGCCTGAGATTCTGCCGTctgagctgggtggcatgctgccccCTTATGACATGGGCACCTGGGCCAGAACGTTGCTTGACCACGCATATGACGAGGAGACGGACTACTGCCCCGAATCCTATACCTTGTCTGTCAAAGACCTGGAGAAAGACCTGTCCCCCAAAACTATGAAGAG